The genomic DNA GCGGCGGAAGCggaagcggcggcggggccgggccggggcgcggtgctggagccggggccggggcgaTGCCGCTGCACCGCTTCCCGCCGCGGCTCTGGGCCGCCATGCGGATGCGGGAGGGCATCTGCGCCCGCCTGCCGCAGCACTACCTGGCCTCGCTGCAGGACGACACGCCGCCCACCCCGGTGCACTGGGAGCCGCACGGCCTGCGCTACCGGCGGAACCCGCGCACCGGGCAGCGCGAGCGCGTGCAGGACGTGCCGGTGCCCGTGTACTTCCCGCCCGCCGCCAACGAGGGGCTCTGGGGCGGCGAGGGATGGGTGCGCGGCTTCCGCTACGCGCGCAACGACAAGGTGAGCGCTGCGCCCttgccgggccgggccgggccggtgACACCGGGGCCTGCCCCGGGACAGCCCCTGACGGCCGCGCCGTGCCCAGCTCTCCACCAGGCTGCCCAAGACGTGGAAGCCGCAGCTGTTCAAGCGGCAGTTCTACAGCGAGATCCTGGACGCCACGCTGACCATCACCGTCACCATGCGCACGCTCGACCTCATCGACGCCGCCTTCGGCTTCGACTTTTACATCCTCAAGGTACCGACTGGTACATCCTCCGGGGCTGTGCCCGCAGTGCcctcagcctcagctgcaggcaCCGAGTCCTGGAATTGGGCACAGACAATCCCAGGTTGGAGTTGACCCCCAGAGATcacccagtcccacccctggccctgcacagacccccagcactcccaccctgtgcctgagcatTGCccaagctctcctggagctctggcagcctcggggctgtgcccattccctggggagcctgggcggtgccagcaccctctgggcatgaacctttcccaaaatcctgcctgaccctgccctgcccagccccagccattccctgtcacagggagcagagattggagctgcagccccccctgagctctgccctcagtgtcctctcctccaggctgaacaactgCTGCTGTTAATGCTTTAGCACAACTCTAATGCTCCCAGCCTTTAATTCCCTCTTGACTGGAGCCCTTGATACAAAAACTCAAAGCTGTGATCAGACTGTCAGAGCAAATCCAACAGATCTTTCCCCACTTGTGTCCTGagagcctgtgctggctgtgggctgggccctgctgtgtcccctggctgctccctgaccctgtgggagcccagggcacacagggcgTTCCTGTTGCTGATCCCCCAACTTCTGGGACTCTGGCTGGGCCCTCCCAGGGGGCTGTTTGGGGAGACCCTCCTGGAGCAGTcttgtgtcaggaaagagagacacactggatttttttggtcttcaggttcttgtttattgttatcTTATCTGGAGTTTTGCACGCTGTCCACACCAGGCTCAGCGCActggaaaagcaccacaaaatgGCAAACagtctcttgttacaaggtcttttaaagctaAATTATCTcattaagagctgacacctagattattttcccttttaacccgataactgatcccacagagctgcaatgagGACTTTTCcacccaattacaaaatgccacccaaacccatggagaaggaggaagaagaagcatgaagaagaagcccaggacaacaccctgtgccctccatcttgcttccatccacaacacactaaaaatcccaaaacctcaatttcccaccaagtgatacacctacactactctgtataatctatttcacacttttgtggattctggtCTATTCTAGAatttaggaaactttctccatgaatgagggtcacagtcagtgctcccctgggggtcagggcaccccagagcagacagagaaatattcccagtgccctgggtttccacaacagggaatatttctgtctGCTGTGAGGGGTTCTGACCCCCAGAGAAACACTGCCTTTGACCTTCACCCGTGGAGGGGGCTTGCAAGGCTTTGAGATAGAC from Camarhynchus parvulus chromosome 14, STF_HiC, whole genome shotgun sequence includes the following:
- the MRPL28 gene encoding 39S ribosomal protein L28, mitochondrial → MPLHRFPPRLWAAMRMREGICARLPQHYLASLQDDTPPTPVHWEPHGLRYRRNPRTGQRERVQDVPVPVYFPPAANEGLWGGEGWVRGFRYARNDKLSTRLPKTWKPQLFKRQFYSEILDATLTITVTMRTLDLIDAAFGFDFYILKTPRADMCSKLGMDLKRTMLLRLARRDPELHPHDPARREAIYDKYKEFVIPEEEAEWVGLSLEEAIEKQRLLEKKDPVPLFKVYAEELVSQLREQQQAGQKQ